Proteins found in one Sporosarcina sp. FSL K6-3457 genomic segment:
- a CDS encoding CpaF family protein, which produces MSLFERNKEKSIVQKQTRKHNYENPYINELVDHYKTRVLRESNLEILTNLPQGEMKLRIEQLISQFMSEEKVIISRHDKEMLLTRIIDESIGFGPLESLLKDPTITEILINGPKEVYVERLGKLQQSSIVFKDDNHVRHVIDRIVAPLGRRIDESSPMVDARLPDGSRVNAVIPPISLIGPVVSIRKFRKEPFQMEDLLNFNTINEDFALFIDAIVKAKLNILISGGTGSGKTTILNVMGNSIPIGERIITIEDSAELRLDKPNVVGLEARPMNMEGKGEISIRQLVKNSLRMRPDRIIVGEVRGAEAFDMLQAMNTGHEGSITTVHANSPFDALSRVEGMVIMAGMDLPSHIVREYIVGALDIIVQSQRLTDGTRKITSICEIHRSEDGNINIDEIFTFERLGMTKNGEVEGFFKATGYIPQCLERIKILGIDIPEQMFSPQEVS; this is translated from the coding sequence ATGTCGTTATTTGAAAGAAACAAAGAAAAGTCAATAGTCCAAAAGCAAACTAGGAAACACAACTATGAAAATCCCTATATAAACGAGCTTGTAGATCATTACAAGACAAGGGTTTTGAGAGAATCCAACCTTGAGATTCTTACAAACCTACCTCAAGGAGAGATGAAGCTTAGAATCGAACAGCTAATCAGCCAATTTATGAGCGAGGAAAAAGTGATCATCTCAAGGCATGATAAAGAAATGTTGTTGACAAGGATCATTGACGAATCGATTGGTTTTGGTCCATTGGAGTCATTATTAAAGGATCCAACGATAACAGAGATTTTAATAAATGGACCGAAGGAAGTGTATGTGGAAAGGCTGGGGAAATTACAGCAGTCATCCATTGTATTTAAAGATGACAATCATGTTCGACATGTGATCGATCGAATCGTGGCACCTTTAGGGCGCAGAATTGACGAGAGTTCACCGATGGTCGATGCTCGATTGCCGGATGGAAGCCGGGTGAATGCAGTTATTCCTCCAATCAGCTTAATTGGACCAGTTGTATCGATTCGGAAATTCCGAAAAGAACCATTTCAAATGGAGGATCTGCTGAATTTTAATACGATAAACGAAGATTTTGCCCTATTCATCGACGCGATCGTTAAGGCGAAACTGAATATTTTGATATCTGGAGGAACAGGAAGCGGGAAAACAACGATTCTAAATGTAATGGGCAACTCGATTCCGATTGGAGAACGGATCATTACGATTGAAGACTCAGCGGAATTACGTCTAGATAAACCTAATGTAGTCGGTTTGGAAGCACGCCCGATGAATATGGAGGGAAAAGGTGAAATCTCGATTCGGCAGCTCGTGAAAAACTCATTACGGATGCGTCCTGATCGGATTATCGTTGGGGAAGTCCGAGGGGCAGAGGCTTTTGATATGCTTCAAGCGATGAACACCGGACATGAAGGATCGATTACAACCGTGCATGCTAACTCGCCATTTGATGCCCTCAGTCGTGTTGAAGGGATGGTCATCATGGCGGGAATGGACTTGCCATCGCATATTGTTCGAGAATACATCGTTGGTGCGTTGGACATTATCGTCCAAAGTCAGCGTTTAACCGATGGAACGAGGAAAATTACGTCGATTTGTGAAATCCATCGTAGCGAAGATGGGAACATAAACATCGATGAAATATTTACATTTGAGCGGCTGGGGATGACAAAAAACGGTGAAGTCGAAGGGTTTTTTAAAGCGACTGGATATATCCCACAATGCCTAGAACGCATCAAGATATTAGGAATCGATATCCCGGAGCAAATGTTTAGTCCCCAGGAGGTCAGCTGA
- a CDS encoding AAA family ATPase, whose product MSADLKVLLVSDQEESLIHLSGIVNEFEKTDNITYRELKTELDRLAPDLIFLIESSDYSNVDWIEYVHSVNTFTPIVFIALSQDFDVLRNVTRAGIKEFFVLPDENALLYGRLESIIHTAIQSKQQIVESAIAQDSFKRGRGKIISFYSGKGGAGKTLISSTFAQTLRFESTAQVLLIDLNLQFGGIETYLSIESNRSIADLLPVINELNESHIRNVSQKEKFSKLEVLLSPRDAELAERLPEGFITKLLRTCRRSYDFVIVDLPAHMTEHTYIALEESDKIYYVLNPDTPSISMLKQVELLFLRLGIESENRLEVVLNEVGKENEIKPGDIKKLLTYPLVAQLKRDIKGVQAKVNVSEPFRKEANEKRLVPFARNIRKWVAQTLD is encoded by the coding sequence ATGAGTGCGGACTTGAAAGTATTACTCGTAAGTGACCAGGAAGAATCGCTCATCCATTTGTCAGGCATCGTCAATGAATTTGAAAAAACGGACAATATCACTTATCGAGAATTAAAAACTGAATTGGATCGGCTTGCACCAGACTTAATCTTTTTAATTGAATCTAGCGATTACTCAAATGTGGATTGGATAGAATACGTCCATTCTGTTAATACGTTCACTCCAATTGTGTTCATCGCACTCTCCCAGGATTTCGATGTACTTCGAAATGTCACAAGGGCAGGCATTAAGGAATTTTTTGTTCTTCCGGATGAAAATGCACTGTTGTACGGTCGACTGGAAAGTATTATTCATACCGCGATTCAAAGTAAGCAGCAAATTGTAGAATCCGCTATAGCTCAAGATTCTTTCAAACGGGGGAGAGGGAAAATTATCTCTTTCTACAGCGGGAAAGGTGGAGCAGGCAAAACGCTTATATCCAGCACGTTTGCCCAAACGTTACGATTCGAGTCAACTGCCCAAGTCCTCCTAATCGATTTGAATTTGCAGTTTGGAGGAATCGAAACGTACCTGTCCATCGAATCAAACCGTTCGATAGCCGACTTATTACCGGTCATTAACGAACTGAATGAAAGTCATATTCGTAATGTTTCCCAAAAAGAAAAGTTTTCGAAATTGGAAGTACTACTTAGTCCGCGCGATGCGGAGCTAGCAGAACGATTGCCGGAAGGATTTATTACAAAATTACTGAGGACATGCAGAAGGAGCTATGATTTTGTGATTGTAGACCTGCCAGCCCATATGACTGAGCATACATACATCGCACTAGAAGAATCAGATAAAATTTACTACGTTTTAAATCCAGATACACCCTCCATCAGTATGTTGAAACAAGTAGAGTTATTGTTCCTGAGGCTAGGGATTGAATCAGAAAATAGATTGGAAGTCGTTTTAAACGAAGTAGGAAAAGAAAATGAAATTAAGCCGGGCGATATAAAAAAATTACTTACCTACCCACTTGTGGCCCAACTGAAGAGAGATATTAAGGGCGTGCAGGCAAAAGTGAACGTAAGCGAGCCTTTTAGAAAGGAAGCCAATGAAAAGAGACTCGTTCCGTTTGCAAGAAATATTCGGAAGTGGGTCGCTCAAACCTTAGACTAA
- a CDS encoding type II secretion system F family protein: MEMEMKMALLYGGAVMLFIWSLYNYLGYRTDKRAILNKNEKILDRDKTRKSMISTVGNRFDTTPFAERFKVKLLKSNLSILPSEFFTIVLFCFSAITVVLNRFFELTLSASAFASIIATLAGYWFVFLIRKNKNIEVMNNQLSEICRLLANSTKAGMTINQGLELVASEIGYPAKTEFKELAYNLRLGIDFETVVKDLGKKVPTREFTLFTAALLIQKKSGGNLTKALEEMAYTLEERKILSQTVKTATAESRFISYILPVMPIAMILMLNTMMEGFLDTLFTIPGALLSIFFLIGMTVSFVLIRAVSTIRV; this comes from the coding sequence ATGGAAATGGAAATGAAGATGGCGCTTTTATATGGTGGAGCAGTGATGCTGTTCATTTGGAGCCTGTACAATTATCTGGGTTACCGGACAGACAAGCGGGCTATTTTGAATAAAAATGAAAAAATCCTTGATCGTGATAAAACACGTAAAAGTATGATATCAACGGTGGGCAACCGTTTCGATACGACACCATTTGCTGAAAGATTTAAAGTGAAATTGTTGAAATCGAACTTATCAATATTACCATCCGAGTTTTTTACGATCGTATTGTTCTGCTTTTCCGCAATCACGGTTGTGTTAAATCGTTTTTTTGAACTGACACTATCTGCAAGTGCTTTTGCGTCTATAATCGCTACCCTTGCAGGGTACTGGTTCGTGTTTTTAATTAGGAAAAATAAAAACATAGAAGTAATGAATAACCAGTTATCCGAAATATGCAGATTGCTTGCGAATAGTACAAAAGCAGGGATGACGATTAACCAAGGGTTGGAATTAGTTGCATCGGAAATTGGTTATCCAGCAAAAACTGAATTTAAAGAGCTTGCCTATAATTTACGGCTCGGGATTGATTTTGAAACCGTTGTAAAGGATTTAGGAAAAAAAGTGCCGACTCGCGAATTTACTTTATTTACTGCAGCTTTGCTGATTCAAAAAAAATCAGGTGGCAACTTGACGAAAGCGCTAGAGGAAATGGCATATACGCTTGAAGAAAGAAAAATTCTTAGTCAAACAGTGAAAACGGCTACCGCTGAATCGCGCTTTATTTCTTACATTTTACCAGTCATGCCGATTGCGATGATTTTAATGTTAAATACGATGATGGAAGGATTTTTAGATACATTGTTTACGATTCCGGGAGCGTTATTGAGCATATTTTTCTTGATCGGGATGACGGTCTCATTTGTTTTAATAAGAGCTGTCTCGACTATAAGGGTGTAG
- a CDS encoding TadE/TadG family type IV pilus assembly protein: MKFRKVFRNERGVATIEFLAMLPLVFFIMMVFFQFLVAGYAIIIAQSAANEAAKTYAVTSSIREAESAAEKVVDTAGDNLEFKKIEMDGGSDFELTVFVDMNLIFVPEKWTGKLPEITFSKSISGRVMN; the protein is encoded by the coding sequence ATGAAATTCAGGAAAGTTTTTAGAAATGAACGAGGTGTGGCGACAATTGAGTTTTTAGCAATGTTGCCCCTTGTTTTCTTTATTATGATGGTATTTTTTCAGTTTCTTGTCGCAGGCTATGCGATTATCATTGCCCAGTCAGCTGCAAATGAAGCAGCCAAAACGTATGCTGTCACAAGTAGTATAAGGGAGGCCGAAAGTGCGGCTGAAAAAGTGGTCGATACCGCTGGGGATAACCTGGAATTCAAGAAGATTGAAATGGATGGTGGAAGTGATTTTGAATTGACGGTCTTCGTCGATATGAATCTCATTTTCGTACCGGAAAAATGGACGGGGAAATTACCCGAAATTACTTTTTCGAAATCAATCAGTGGTCGGGTGATGAATTAA
- a CDS encoding vWA domain-containing protein, protein MDKFKKLFYLIFILTAILIMEGCQSTKDKEDHSEPKNEPIETKETIDPVDETENKKTETEITFETQPLPQTLQEVVEYPVGEYASEAGDVADGDMDTIINQIPDLPEDATEEELVKLLETLYSLFKMEYEDPMTLLSSNGITSGPDGEGDTQPEKASYNVIIALDASGSMANKIGSKTRMDLAKEAIEGFVSKLPKEANVGLRVYGHKGTGTSADKALSCAANELVYPIQPYSETELKNALNDFNPAGWTPLAGAIEAAQKDLQPYQGENNQNVIYVVSDGVETCGGDPVKAAALLKDENISPVVHIIGFDVASKEQQQLKDVAEAAGGTYTNAKDHKQLQSEFDKALQNSKEWFNWWTAERGKLVSDKFEERDRVVQHNQSWKAMNRSESYKIQDVLFELSYREKISSGQRTTLMNMRNKYYWDMADKADNMYKILMSESYSDYDEMKKEINRIYDESVSN, encoded by the coding sequence ATGGATAAATTCAAAAAGTTATTTTACCTAATATTTATTTTGACAGCCATCCTAATAATGGAAGGTTGTCAATCAACAAAAGATAAAGAAGATCATAGTGAACCGAAGAACGAACCGATTGAAACTAAAGAAACAATTGATCCAGTAGATGAAACAGAAAATAAAAAGACAGAAACAGAAATAACATTTGAAACTCAACCGCTTCCTCAGACGTTGCAGGAAGTTGTTGAGTATCCCGTAGGGGAATATGCCTCAGAGGCTGGCGATGTTGCTGACGGTGATATGGATACAATCATAAATCAAATTCCTGATTTGCCCGAAGATGCAACCGAAGAAGAGTTAGTGAAGTTATTGGAAACTCTTTATTCTCTGTTCAAGATGGAATATGAAGATCCCATGACACTTCTAAGTTCAAATGGAATTACTAGCGGACCAGATGGTGAGGGAGATACCCAACCTGAAAAAGCCTCGTATAATGTGATAATTGCGCTAGATGCCAGCGGGAGTATGGCCAATAAGATTGGTTCTAAGACAAGAATGGATCTTGCGAAAGAAGCCATTGAAGGATTTGTATCAAAGTTGCCTAAAGAAGCGAATGTCGGGCTAAGGGTGTATGGACATAAGGGCACGGGCACATCGGCAGATAAGGCGTTGTCTTGTGCAGCCAATGAACTTGTATATCCAATCCAACCGTATAGCGAAACTGAATTAAAGAACGCACTGAATGACTTTAACCCAGCTGGTTGGACACCTTTAGCTGGCGCAATTGAAGCGGCACAGAAAGATTTACAACCTTATCAAGGGGAAAATAATCAAAATGTGATTTATGTCGTCAGTGATGGCGTTGAAACATGTGGTGGAGATCCAGTGAAAGCGGCGGCACTTTTAAAAGACGAGAATATTTCACCCGTTGTCCACATCATTGGTTTTGATGTGGCAAGCAAGGAACAGCAACAGTTGAAGGATGTAGCCGAAGCGGCAGGTGGAACCTATACGAATGCAAAAGATCATAAACAGCTTCAAAGTGAATTTGATAAAGCGCTTCAAAATTCTAAAGAATGGTTTAATTGGTGGACTGCAGAAAGAGGGAAATTGGTTAGTGATAAATTTGAAGAACGTGATCGAGTCGTTCAACATAATCAGTCATGGAAAGCGATGAATAGGTCTGAATCCTACAAAATTCAAGACGTGCTCTTTGAGTTAAGCTATAGAGAAAAGATTAGCTCAGGACAACGAACAACATTGATGAATATGCGTAACAAATATTATTGGGACATGGCGGATAAAGCAGATAATATGTATAAAATCCTCATGTCGGAATCCTATAGTGATTATGATGAGATGAAAAAAGAAATTAATCGAATATATGATGAAAGTGTCTCCAATTAA
- a CDS encoding type II secretion system F family protein, translating into MDLIFVFLTLTFWIFLFVCFINFYRYVKERQALDEHINEISVTSSLLPLKKKSSLEKMIHKLSKYADEFSEIGERINFFSESSEIEDLLLKSGNRLELTVSRFQGFKILLVLIGVVTGVSMLILGFPFGNLAFILFPFAGYFLPIIALHNTVKKRQEQLRKDLPDFLDTVSISLQAGSGLENAIKEIIPYYSGPLREEFSRFLYEVELGLPREIAYQHLSQRNGNEDFQSFLKSLMQGNRLGVPVSETFKDQTNEMRRLNLELVKEKAAKASPKVTLVISLIMAPTIMLFILGLVILNVVFGDNNLFTS; encoded by the coding sequence ATGGACTTGATATTTGTCTTTTTAACATTAACCTTTTGGATTTTCCTGTTTGTTTGTTTCATAAACTTTTACCGGTACGTAAAAGAACGACAAGCATTGGACGAGCATATTAACGAAATTTCAGTGACAAGTAGTTTGTTACCACTGAAGAAAAAAAGTTCCCTAGAAAAAATGATTCATAAATTATCGAAGTATGCTGATGAATTTTCTGAAATCGGTGAAAGAATCAATTTTTTCAGCGAGTCTTCAGAAATAGAGGATTTATTGTTGAAGTCAGGGAATCGCTTGGAGTTAACCGTTTCGCGCTTTCAAGGATTTAAGATTTTATTAGTATTAATTGGAGTAGTAACAGGCGTAAGCATGCTTATTTTAGGATTTCCATTTGGGAATCTAGCATTTATCCTTTTTCCATTTGCAGGATACTTCCTACCAATTATTGCACTGCATAATACAGTGAAAAAGCGTCAGGAGCAGCTAAGGAAAGACTTGCCGGACTTTTTGGACACGGTAAGCATTAGTTTACAAGCGGGTTCTGGGTTGGAAAACGCGATTAAAGAAATCATTCCCTATTATTCGGGTCCGTTACGTGAAGAGTTTTCTAGATTTTTGTATGAGGTCGAACTTGGATTACCAAGGGAAATTGCCTACCAGCATTTGTCGCAAAGAAATGGTAATGAAGACTTTCAAAGCTTTTTAAAGTCACTTATGCAGGGAAATCGCTTAGGTGTTCCCGTATCTGAGACGTTTAAAGACCAAACGAATGAAATGAGACGGCTCAATTTAGAACTGGTGAAAGAAAAAGCAGCAAAAGCCTCTCCAAAGGTGACATTAGTTATTTCACTAATAATGGCGCCGACGATTATGCTTTTTATCCTTGGATTGGTTATTCTTAACGTGGTTTTTGGTGATAATAATTTATTTACATCCTAA